One window of the Peptacetobacter hiranonis genome contains the following:
- a CDS encoding chromate transporter, whose translation MSKIILLFLIFLKIGAFSFGGGYAMLPFIQQEFINKYHFITNQEFLDLLAISQSTPGPIAINSATFVGFKTAGFWGSLAASVGVVIFSLVGLTIISHLLDKFKDNKKVENLLTVLRPITLGFILAAAVSSGKEITWGAYDIIAFLVALYLLKKEKVGSIAIVFIFGAIGIFMALF comes from the coding sequence ATGTCTAAAATAATACTTCTTTTCCTAATATTCTTAAAGATTGGGGCATTCAGTTTTGGTGGTGGCTATGCGATGCTTCCATTTATACAGCAGGAATTTATCAATAAATACCACTTCATAACTAACCAGGAATTTTTAGACTTGCTTGCAATATCTCAGTCAACTCCTGGGCCAATAGCGATAAACAGTGCTACATTTGTCGGTTTTAAAACTGCAGGTTTCTGGGGATCACTTGCTGCATCTGTTGGTGTTGTAATATTCTCACTTGTTGGACTTACAATTATCTCTCATTTATTGGATAAGTTTAAGGACAATAAAAAGGTAGAAAACTTGCTTACAGTATTAAGACCTATAACTCTAGGTTTTATACTTGCAGCTGCTGTGTCTTCTGGTAAAGAAATTACTTGGGGGGCATATGATATAATCGCATTCTTAGTTGCGTTATATTTATTAAAGAAAGAAAAAGTTGGATCAATAGCTATAGTATTCATATTTGGAGCTATTGGAATATTTATGGCCTTATTTTAA